The genomic window CTTGCGGTTTCCAAGATCCTGCTTAAGGCGCTCCCgttccttcatcttctggaGCGTGTCGGCGCGCCTCTGCCGCTTCTCGTCGAGCCAGCTCTCGAGGTCGTTCTGGCGTCGCTCCTGGTCTAgacgctcctcctcggcgacgcgcgccttctcggcctccttttCAGCCTTGGCGCGAGCTCGAGCTTCGTGGTTGGACTTTAGCAGACGCTGCTGGCGCTTCTGCTTGATCTGAGCCTCGTCGAGCTGGTCGTCAGggatgtcgaggaggtcaAAGTTGGGCTGCTCCTGTTCCTCCTCAGGGTCACCACCAACATCCTTGGTCCGGGccttcttgatggcctttTCCAACTCCTTCATGATCTTCTCCAGGTGTgcctcatccttgatgtcGTTGCTGTCCAGAAGGCGACGggtctccttcttggtctggtCCGTGATGCGCCTCTGGAGGTCCTTGTAATATTCCAAATCTTGCTCCTTCTTCATCAGCTTTTCCAGGCGCATCTTGGCAGCCTGCTCTTGGAGTCTCCGTCCACTCTCCTTCTTGCGCTCTGCTATCCgggccagctcctcctcgctctTCTGAACAATCACCTCTTCAGTGTAAGGATATTGGATGACAATATCGCGGTCTTCTAGACCTGTCCAGTCAAGGTACCCCTTGAGCTCGTTGTCGTAATCCTGGGAGACGTAGCCGTGATCGCGAAGCATGTGCTCTGCTTGTGAGACATTCAGCTTGCCAGCAAAGGCCGGGTATTTTAGTCGGATGAGTTTGAGAAGGTATTCGGCATTGTGATAGCCTCCCCAGTTGAGCCGTGTCGCCTGGCCGAGCAAAGCCTTGGAGTTGTAGACTGGAATTACGTGGGTCGAGGTGTACGATGATGAGACCACTAGACCggtcttgcccttgttgtGTCGATACGAGAAGAGAGAATCGATTCCATACGCCAGTGAAGGTGCGCCGTAGCATTCGAAGATGATTTCGGTCATGGCTTAAAGACGAAGGGTTAGCATGCGGCGCGCGCGACAGGCGATTCAACCTACATTTCCTCGAGTATGGCAAGTTTGCGACGGCTTCTGTCATGACGATGGGAACGTCAATACCGCCGTCCGCCTCGTTCATTCCGAGCTTGAGAAAGATGTAGTCCAGCACATGTTCCATCACGTCCCAGTTGCTGACGATTCCGGTGCCGGCCTCGAAGGCGCCTCGAATGTGTCCTCGCGCGGTCGTGTCGGCGTAGCAGTCGGAGCCAGCAAAGGAAAACGTCTTGCCCAGCTTTCGGTCGCGAtacttggccatgatgggagGGATGCTGAATCTCGGCTTCGAATCGAAGGACCAGCCGGCGCGCACGGCGGAGGATCCTGAACACCCTGTGTTAGCTCCTGGCTCATCGCACACCCTCGCGCAGGAGGCTCACCATTATCGATGACGATGGCCGCGCTGCCGGGATTTTGCAGCGCGCGCCTCCGTCCATCGCTCTGAGGCTCGATGTAGTTCTCGAAGCGCGTCTCCTTGACGGGGAAGATCTTGGCGGGAGGATACGTTTTCGGCTCGGGCGCCTTGATGGCAGGCTCGTCGATGGCAGAGGGCGCCATGGTTGTGGAAGTCTATGGCGGATTACAAGAGGGGGTTGGAAACCATGATGGGGAGAGAAAAGAAATGGGGTTATTCGACACGGATTAAATTCGGTGGCCAATTGGTGTAAGCTTGCGAGATGTTGGAGCTTGGAGAGaagcaaggcaaggtaaAGGGTGCGAGGCTGCAAGGCTGATGAGGGACGTGACATGCCACAACTCGGGATCCACTAACTTAACGCGATCAACGCCACGGTTCAGGGCAACCAGCGACGTTAACGAGAGTGTTCGAGGCAAGTTTTAAGGAATAGGATGTTATTTATCCCGCCATTCAAGTTAAGTATCACCAACAATAAGATATTTGACGGGATTCGTATCGATATCTATCCTTCTGCCATGTAGTTGCACCAGTTGATAGGCGCAGCGTCCCGTCTCCAAGTATCACCAGGTTTCAGTCGGTAACCTCTGGTATCTCGCCTATCATCGCCAGGGTGGATATGCCCTTCCGTGGACAACAATGACCATCTGGTCGTGCAGGTAGACTCTCAGGTCTATTCTCTTATCATGACTTCGTTCATTCGTTCAAAACGGCATCCATGGTAAACACCAACCGCCGTATGTCTAACAACCCTCACTCAAGTCTCAGTTAGGAGGCTTCAAGTTATCCGTAGCTGCCAAATAGTGAGAAAAATCCTTTGTAGATTGAAAGAAGGGAATGCCTACCCTCAAGATGAAATAGAACATTAGACTGGTAGTTCTTAAACATTTGAGCTACCAGCTCCACGTTCATGTTTTGGATGTTGATGTCCTATGGGTATTCGTCAGCCCGTAACGTTGCAGTCAAAGGGGTTGTCAATTCTACCTGAAGGCTCTTGTTCATAACAACGACAGCTTcattgagcttctcctgcaAGCCATTAGCGCCCTCACATTCCGAGCCTGAATCCGCCACCACGTACCACATTGGTGATGATGCGGGACAAGAGGAGGTTCTGTTGATGCTCATGTGGGCTCTCCTGTAGTTACTCGTAAGTCCAGAGTCATAATTATATATGCATTTCGAAACAGCTAATGTAGAAGCCTTACCATTTTTGCAAATTGTGTATTCTACAAGTGTTGATGTCTTGACCGAGTATGATACCGTGGGGCCCTTGTTTacttcgtcctcctcggccattCGTCTTAGTGTAACTTCTCCCCATCAACACCCTGACCGATTTCAGGAAGGCGGTGAAACGCGGCAGAACCTGGAGGTCCGACCAGCTCGTGAGCTATCACGCCTGGCGTAGTTCAACGCCGACACGCAGTATTCTTGCCATTCAATACTCAGCAGCATTCCAACTTTTAATCAAGTTCTATCGCAATCTCATCGAACATCATCCGTCAGGAATAAGCGAAAATGGCCGCCCCTACCGAGGCGCAGATCGCTCATCAGCAGCTCATCGAGAAGCTCGATATCCATTCTACCCACAAGAAGTTTCGCAGCTCAACCTGGAAGCCGAACCAGCGTCGAAACAAGAACCTGAAGGCCATCGTCGGCGATGCCTCACGACGGGAAGCTTCAGCGATGGGCACGCCCATGGATGTTAGCGGCAACGCGACACCGGCCGACGATGGCCTCTCGACCAGCGGCACCTCAACACCTGCCACCGAGAACGGCAAAGAACCCCCGAACCTCGCCCAGGCGTCGCGCAGCCTTTCGAAGCTCGTCCTCGAGAAGAGCCTCAAGCCCACGGGTGGCCCTGTCTCGGCTCCCACTGCTACGTACACAAACATCGAGTCAGCGCCATCTCTGGCGCACAACAAACACTACTGTGATGTGACGGGATTGCCAGCGCCCTACCTTGACCCCAAGACGCGACTGAGGTATCACAACAAGGAGATCTTTGGTCTCATCAGATCTCTACCTCAGGGTGCTGCAGAGCAATTCCTCGAGGCCCGTGGTGCTCACACGGTTCTGAAATGAGCGTGGGCTTTTGACGTTATACATCTAATTAAAGCGATGATTTCTACATAATCCAAGAGAAGGCGAATGAATGGGAGCTCTGCAAGGAACTACGAGGCACATACACACTACGCAAAGGACAGCTAGAGACACACGAGTGTCGGACCAACAAAGTCAAGCCCCAACTATGCACCCAAGGCCTCTCGGCCAAGGGATGGCAATTGACGCTCCGGCTTAATCGTGATCGCGGTTGCTCTCCGCCTAGGTCGACAGACTACCGAGAACGTATGGGGAAGAGACGTGTCTCAGTTGCCAGGGCAAAGAACGCCGCTGGCCGTCGCGGCAGGCTGTACAGAAAGGAGGGATGCAAGGGCAGCTCCATCTGTTGTGTTGATTGATGATTCCATCCAGGGTGAAGCAGTTCAGACATAATAGAACATGTGTTGAGTCTTGCTTGCAGAGCCTCCATTATCACCGTAGTCCTTACCGTGAAGAGATCCCCTATGCGGCTAATCATATCGGAATCGCCGCGGGATCAAATGAGGTGGTCGTGTGCGCCATGATCATTTCGAGAATGTGAGAATGCAAGGTGAAGAAGCAAAGTCTCGTAAAACTCGCAGCGAAATTTCAACTGAAGCCCGCACCCACCCACCTCGGCCACGGCAGCCAATCGCCACCCTCCTGTTCCAGGGGGCCACATCTCCCCTAGCCCACTTGGGCAGGGCCCTGTCCATCAGCATTTGAGCCCCAAACGCTCAGAGGACTTTACGCGCCCCTGGAACctagggaagggaagggaccTCTGGTGGGTGGCTGCTGCGTGTCCTTGAGGGCGGCGAGAGCTGAGAAAGGCAGGAACCACGTGTAGCAAAAGCGAAACATCGACCTCGGTGTAATCTTGCATCCAGCTTCGCCCTGCAACCAATTCCTCTTCTCGCAACAAGTCCAGTCTCGCGCAGTTATTTCCGATCGTCACTATCCCCCAGTCTTTGCCTCCATCCATATTTTGACCAGCAAAGCTATaccaaaccaaaccaaaccGCCCAACATGTCGATGTGGATGTCGGACAGCCAAAGTACGTCTGTGCCTGCCTGTGCCTGCGCGCGCCCTCACGACCATCTTCCTAATCGGTCCCTGAGTTGCATTGGATCGCCGCGCATGGACAAGCCGAGGAGAACCAGCAATGCTAACGGTTGTCACTAGAAATTGGAGTTGTCTTCTGCTCTGGCGGTAGGTATGCGCTCGCACAGAGCTTCGGCGCATAgtgagccatgatggctgaCGACTTGTCATGCAGgaggcttcttcctcatcggaGGTGTGATGCTATTCTTTGATAGAGCCATGTGAGTCGCATCCAGTCTTCCCGAATGCCCGTCATCCTGTTGCTAACGATGCTGACTGCTTACAGGCTTGCTATGGGAAATGTACGACTCCCTCCCTTTCCTCGAACCCCTCGAACCAACGAGCGATGCAAGAACCCGAAGCTAACATGTCCTTCGCACGAATAGATCCTTTTCCTCATCGGCTTGACAATCATCATCGGACCTCAAAAGACACTCCTCTTCTTTGCTCGAAAGCAAAAGGCTAAGGGCACcgcagccttcttcctcggcttGATCCTTATTCTCATGAGATGGACCTTTATCGGCTTCCTCGTCGAGGCGTACGGCATAATCATCCTTTTTGGAGACTTCCTCGGTACGATTGCTAGCTTCGCGCGTGGCCTTCCCGTCGTAGGGCCCTATATCGGAATGCTCGTCGACAGGATTGGTCTTGGTCGACGCAACGCCGAGCTTCCTGTCTAGGTGGTTTAAGTCGGTTCTTCTAGGGAACACAGACTTGTGACGAGACGAGTTCATGTTCAAGAGGCCCAGGAGCTTGTGGGGAGTCGCATTGATTTGGTAGAGTGCCAGAGGCGGAGTTCAGGGAGGAGCATATTGGCTTGGAATCCCGGCATCGGCGTTTATGAAAGGAATATGTCACGAGTACATTGGGACGGACAAAAGCACTGTATATTACCTTGTCTGCTTGAACCGGCGCAGCAGTTTGGCGTAACAGCGAATACAGTCAGTTGGACATTTCAGTTCACCATGCTGAACAAGACTTGTATGGGAAGATTTGGAGGGCACTTGGATTGCCTATATGCAGAATCGTTGTAGAAACAAATTCGTTTGGACGATCCCTGGCCAAACAAAGAAAatgtcctcctcgccggTCGACGCTCGGGCTCACCGCCCAGTGCTTTAAAACAGAAGCCCTCCTCTCAACACCAGCTCGTCACAGCTGCGATGCCTATCCGGGCCGCGGGTAGACAGCGTTCTTGGCGCTCCCTAAGGGGATCCCATCCCGTACTCGCGAATATCTAGTAACCCTGGCCGATGAGGTAATCGGCGAGGGCCTCGACGGTGCTGGTGGCGTTGCCAGCAACCTGGGCCTCGCCGTGgtggccgacgacgatggcctgAGTGGTCTTGGCAACTGCGACGCCGAGGCGGCCCTGTTGGAGTCAGATGTTAGCATATGCGGTGAGGGATGACTATGGAGAGAGCTCTCGTGGGGCTCGGTATCCGTACCGCTCGGGCGTAGAGACTTCGGCCCTCGACTCGGGTCAAGACGTATCGCTCGCCGCCGATGTACAGACCCTCACCAAAggccttgtcgatggcgGCCTTGTCTTCGCTGACAATGGAGGAGAtggccttcatctcctcgggCTTGAGCTGTAGGTGGGAAGAGTCAGTACGGACTCGGGCAAAGACGGCGTATAGACGATCAGAGGACCGCCCAGCTGTAGGACGAGGTTCTGTACCTGAAAGTCGGGGGAGTGGGCCCAGGCACTGTCGCCAGCAACGCTGATGATGGCGCCCTTGTCGATATGACCGGTGGCGACGAGGCTGTTGTGTTGATAGAGGTCAGCATCGACTCGGTACTCGGTCGGGATCAAGACGGCTGGAGGCCTCGGTCATGACTGAGGATTAGGTGTAGGATTACCTAGTGTCGACGTATGCTATATCGGCGAGACAGCCATCACGTCAGCTTTCTTGAAAACCTCAAAATGTGCAGTTCAAGGTGGGGTTGTCCAGAGGCGGTGATGAGGGAACCAGAcgatggagggggagggggaggggaaaaGGTGGGATGGGGGATGATGACTGACCTTGCCACGACATGGTGATGGAAGAGGACTGAAGAgagcaaaaagaagaagaggctaTAGGCGGGGATGCTGAAAAGTACAAGGAAGACGACGGGAGGCCCAAGATCGGAGGAGGTTCAAGTTGCGGCGCGAGGTTTTGAAGGTTTGGAGGTTTGGCGGGGGAGGTCGAGTTGGGGCCTTTGGCCGGCCGACGACTGGACTGGATGTTGTGATTCTCTGGAGCTTTCCATTTGCCCCTCCACTCCAGGCTCCGTCCGTCCCCGCCAAAAAATTGTTACTGactgagctgctgctgcttctgctgctgcccagCCAGCAGCCCAGCAAGGGCGTCCTCTGCAGCGAGGCAAGGTATTTTTGGGCCGTGAAGATGATGACCCCCCGCCAATGGGTAGATCTACCAGGAAATGCGGTGTAGGAGCGGTGTCGGTCAATGTACCGTCGACTTGCTGCGACTCAACGGTTCCCAAGCCAGCCGGCATGATCAGCACGCCTTGCTTCATGTCACGCATTTTGCATGTTGCCATTGTCGAAGCTGGGCTTGTGCTTGTGTGACGTCTGATCCAGGCACGCATTGTTTACtcagcttttttttttctactCTGCTTGGATGCTTTACATTGGACATCCTTTGCGAGGCCATGCGTTGCGGCACACACAAAGTAAGCTTACTCTGAAGCTCGTGATGGACAACAAACAGACAACCTTCATTTCATCGTTCGACGTCACTGGGAGGGGCTACAGCTTGGTGTTGGCGCCAGAGGCACGGGAAGCTCGTACGGGCCGCGGGTACAGACGGAAACATCCGCCAGGAGTTCAAGGCTAGAATTCTAATAGCATCGCGTTGTGCCAAGGACGTTATGTTGAGCTTCGAGTCAGAAGAAACTTGAGAGAAAAATAAGGCCGAATCTGACGAGAACATTACGATGATGTGACACTCTCAATACTCTCAACATGCGCCTCTGTTTCGTCGTTCGGCGAAACAACGATTGTGGCGGCTTGTTTCCAATAATGGCGACAATTCTTGACAGAGAAAAGCAACTTGGAAACAAAAGATGTGAGGATGGCAACCAACTCGTTGCCTGATCCCTAACAAGACTCCATCGCCTGACGTGTCCTGGCCGTTGTCAAATGAAGAGTCCATTCGGCAATACTACCGAACTTTAATCATAAGAGAGAAGCACTGGCTCTCCTCGGATGCCCGGTGGATGAGCACAGGCCGACTTTTCATTACCGCCTGAGTTTGCCGGTCCTCTTTGTCCCTGTGCAATATGCTCTCTACAATAATTATCGACAGGCTCGGCTCTTTAAAGTCGAACCAAGCACAACAGCCGCTTACTTAGACAACGAGGATCCTGGGATGTTTCACGTCTTAGATCGTCTGTTAAGAACAATAGCATTGCCGGTATTGCCCAGGAGCGGGTATTGGCCGGAGTGAAACAGATTGTTGCCCTGGCTTGGGTAACCTTCGCATCAACGGCGAGCGGTTCCGAGGCCCGACGCCTTGAATGCAACTCTGCTGAAGATCGCTCACGAGCCTCAGGGCTGCTCTCCCCCGGGTGAACGCCTCTGGCCCGTGTGAGCGAGGCCTGCCTTGAAGAAAGGACCCCTGGAAATTGGCAATCTGAGACGCGTCACAGAAATCCCGGTCGACTTGGTGGTGGGCAACATGAAACAGGGCAGACAGAGCCCCTGAGGTCCTTGGGTTGATGAGGGAGAGGCGAATGATGAACCTAGCGATCCAATGACGAACGACGGATGCGCTATTATTCCTGAGCTTCCCTTTTCGGGACCTTGGGGACTCACGAGGGCCTGGTCTGAGGGATAGCTTCAACTTGACCGTCAGCCCTATTCGAAGCGCTAGCCTGGTGATTGCTCCCCGTGTAAGTGAGATGAAGGACGGGTGCAGCTCTGGGCGAGGCCGGCGAGGCCGGTCTTACGAGCCGCGCGGGAGCAGCTTGACCATGTGCGCCACCTAAACTTCTAGAAGAACGGGAACCGCTTGTTCTACATAGCGCAGCATAACATATTGTTTTGTCCAGCCAAACCGTTGGAAACAACGGGGTCGTGTGTGCGGCCTGGCCCTGTGGCTGATCGGCAGAGGAAGAGCAGGTTTTCTGCGGCTGTTTTGGATCGGTGGTTTGCTTTTTACCCTGACACTAGTTCCTGCTAGTGACAGGGTGGGTTTGGGGGAGACATTTTGGCGCGCGTTCCTCCAATTTAAAATCAACCACCCGGTTGTCGCAGAAGAGACAGACAGAAGGTATTTTGACTACCGAACATGAGACCAAAGCTTTGTCCAGCGCCGCGTAGCCGCATGCATTTCATCACTGCGACGTGTGCGCCCCAGAATGGTTCCAGAACCTTTTGAGTTGTGATCCAATGCCAGCATTTGCCCTGTTGCGGTGTCCCTGTTGCGGTGTGAGGTCAAGTGCCGCCCATCGTCAGGACAGGGATCCACCGCGACCGAGCGAGCCGCCCACGCCCAGGCTTTGACAAGTCGCTGCGCTGCAACACCTGAAAGATTGTCGATGCGATTCGGCGTTACATCGAAGGGTCGACATGGGGCCTGGGGCTGTTCCGGGGGGGCGAGGGGGCTTATTAGACAGCGATGTGTCCCTGTTGCTACGTGCTACGCAGTAATAAGGCCATGGTCCATCTCGGGATGGCCGTTTGGCGGTTAGACGCAGCTGATTGATGCATGCGTATA from Fusarium falciforme chromosome 2, complete sequence includes these protein-coding regions:
- a CDS encoding DASH complex subunit DAD4, giving the protein MESPHEHQQNLLLSRIITNVEKLNEAVVVMNKSLQDINIQNMNVELVAQMFKNYQSNVLFHLEATDNLKPPN
- a CDS encoding YL1-C domain-containing protein, with protein sequence MAAPTEAQIAHQQLIEKLDIHSTHKKFRSSTWKPNQRRNKNLKAIVGDASRREASAMGTPMDVSGNATPADDGLSTSGTSTPATENGKEPPNLAQASRSLSKLVLEKSLKPTGGPVSAPTATYTNIESAPSLAHNKHYCDVTGLPAPYLDPKTRLRYHNKEIFGLIRSLPQGAAEQFLEARGAHTVLK
- a CDS encoding Profilin encodes the protein MSWQAVLIPTEYRVDADLYQHNSLVATGHIDKGAIISVAGDSAWAHSPDFQLKPEEMKAISSIVSEDKAAIDKAFGEGLYIGGERYVLTRVEGRSLYARAGRLGVAVAKTTQAIVVGHHGEAQVAGNATSTVEALADYLIGQGY